The DNA region CAGATCGCGATCATCCTTGTGGAACGATTCCTGCTGCCGGAACCTGCGCAGCTCGACCCGAACGCCACCGGCTCGGAAGCGTTGCGGCAGGCCGCCGACTCGGCTCAGTCGGCTCTGTTCAACAGCGTGCCGTCCCTGCTCATCACCATGGCCGCGACGCTGATCACGACATCTGTGCTGACCGTGGTGATCAGCCGCTCGGTGCTGGGCCGCCCCGTTACGCTCTCCGACGCCTGGGCCGAGGCCCGGCCCCGGCTTCCTCAGCTGCTGGGGCTGACCCTGCTGCTGGCCCTGATCAGCGCCGCCATCATGACGGCGGGCCTGCTCCCGGGCATGCTCACCGGCTCCGCCGCGGGTGCCGGGCTCGTCCTCATCGGATTCATGGCCGCGTTCGTCGTCGTCATCTGGCTGATGGTCCGCTTCTGCCTCGCCTCGCCGGCCCTGATGCTGGAGCGGCAGTCGATCATCACTTCCATGCGCCGTTCCGCGAAACTCGTCAGGGGCGCCTGGTGGCGGACCTTCGGCATCCTGGCGCTGACCGCGCTGCTGACGCTCATCGTGGCCGTGATCATCACCATTCCGTTCGGCATCATCGCGCTGGCCGTGGACGGCGACGGTATCGGCTCCGCCCTCACGGACGGCTCCACAGACTTCGGCTGGCCCTTCCTGATCGTCTCCGGCATCGGTGAGGTGATCATCTCGACGATCACGTACCCGCTCTCCGCCGGTGTGATGGCACTGCTCTACATCGATCAGCGCATCCGCCGTGAGGCACTCGACCTCGAGCTCGCCCGAGCCGCGGGCCTGCCCGGATACAACACCAGGAGCTGATGCCGTGTCGGGGGCGGGGGGCACCACAGCAGTACGGCTACTGATCCATGCGAGCGGCGACATCCCCGTGGACACTCCACGTGTCCCCGGCCGCGAGGCAGCGAAGCACGAACTGTCCAAACCGATGTACCACGAGAACGATCCCAACCTCCTCCAGCGGGGCCTCGACCGGCTCTGGGGTTGGATCGGCGACCTCTTGGAAACGGCCTCCGGCGCCGCACCGGGCGGCCCGGTCGGTCTTGTCGTGCTCGTGCTGATCGTCATAGGCCTGGTCGCCGCACTCTGGTGGCGGCTGGGCACTCCGCGCCGCACCGTGCGTTCCGCGGACGCCCTCTTCGACGACAGCCCCCGCAGCGCGGCCGAACACCGGAAGGCTGCCGATGTCCATGCCGCCGCCCAACGCTGGAACGAGGCGGTCCAGGAACGGATGCGCGCCATCGTCCGCTCCCTGGAAGAGCGCGCCCTGCTCGACCCCCACCCCGGGCGCACCGCCGACGAGGCCGCCGCCGAAGCGGGCCGTCCACTGCCCGCACACGCGACGCGGCTCCACGCGGCCGCCAGAGAATTCGACGATGTCACATACGGCGGCCGCACCGCCGACGAGCAGGCATACCTGGTCGTACGAGCTCTGGACCTTGATCTCGAAACCGCCAAGCCTCTCCTGACAACCGCGGCCCAGGGAGCAGCCGAATGACCGAGGTCACCGCCGCCTCCACCTCGGCGGCCCTCACCCCTCACCAGGTCTGGGTCCGCATCCGCGGTCTGCTCCTCGCCCTCCTCGTACTCGTCGCCGCCGGAATCGCCCTGGCAACCGTTCGCTCCGGTGACCAGCACGGCCTCCTCGATCCTCGCTCCGCCGACCGCTACGGCAGCCGGGCCGTCGCCGAACTCCTCAAGGAACGCGGCGTCTCCATCCACGTGGTCACCACGCTCGACGACGCCACCGCCGCGGTCGGCCCCGACACCACGTTGCTCGTCGCCTCCCCCAATCTGCTGGCACCGCGCCAGCAGAGCGAACTCCGTGCCGCAACCGACGACTCGGCCGGTCGCACCGTCCTTGTCGCAGCGGGCCCGCCCTCCGTGGGCACGCTGGCCCCGGGTGTCAGGGCGGAGCCCGCCGGACCGGTAGCCCCTCGTGCCCCCGGCTGCTCCCTGCCCGCCGCCCGCAATGCCGGCGACGTCGAAACGGGAGGCTTCCGCTACTCCTCGGACGGACTCGACGCCGTCGGCTGCTTCCCGAGCGACGGCCTTCCCACCGTGCTCCTGGTCGAACAGGGCGCGCGTGACACCGTGCTCCTCGGCTCCCCCGACCTGCTCCACAACGACCGGCTCGCCAACCAGGGCAACGCATCCCTGGCCCTGCAACTTCTCGGTTCCCGTCCCCATCTGATCTGGTACCTCCCCTCACTCGCTGATTCCTCCGCTGCCGCCGAGAACGGGGACGCCGGAGGCGACAACGCCCCTGACGACCGCAGCTTCGCCGACTTGATCCCCCAGGGCTGGTTGTGGGGCACGTTGCAACTCGCACTGGCCGCCGTGCTCGCCGCCATCTGGCGTGCCCGCCGTCTGGGTCCCCTGGTGACCGAGCGACTGCCAGTGGCCATCCGCGCCTCTGAATCCACCGAGGGCCGGGCCCGCCTCTACCGCAAGGCGAACGCCCGCGACCGGGCCGCCGAGTCACTGCGTTCCGCCACCCGCACCCGCATCGCCCCACTCATCGGCGTCTCCCCACGCGACGCCCACTCCCCCTCAACACTTGTCCCTGCCGTTTCCGCCCGCCTGAGCGGCACTGACGACAGCCTCCAGACATTGCTCTTCGGACCTGCCCCATCCGACGACGCCGCTCTCATCCAACTGGCCGACCAACTCGACACCCTCGAAAGAAAGGTACGCACGTCATGAGCGCCCCGCCCCCAGTGCCCGCCGAGACCACCGAGCCCCTCGGGAACGGCGACACAGCCCGCGCATCTCTGGAAGCGCTGCGCTCAGAGATCGCCAAGGCCGTTGTCGGCCAGGACCCGGCCGTCACCGGACTCGTCGTCGCTCTGCTCTGCCGAGGCCACGTCCTCCTCGAAGGCGTCCCCGGAGTGGCCAAGACCCTCTTGGTCCGGGCTCTCGCCGCCTCACTCGAACTCGACACCAAGCGTGTCCAGTTCACCCCCGATCTGATGCCCAGTGACGTCACCGGCTCTCTGGTCTACGACGCCCGCACGGCCGAGTTCTCCTTCCAGCCCGGTCCCGTCTTCACCAATCTGCTTCTCGCCGACGAGATCAACAGAACCCCTCCCAAGACACAGTCCTCCCTCCTTGAAGCCATGGAGGAGCGCCAGGTCACCGTCGACGGAACTCCTCGGCCGCTGCCCGACCCCTTCCTCGTGGCCGCCACGCAGAATCCCGTCGAATACGAGGGCACCTACCCACTCCCCGAGGCCCAACTGGACCGGTTTCTCCTCAAGCTGACGGTGCCCCTGCCCTCGCGGGAGGATGAGATCAACGTCCTCACGCGTCATTCCGACGGCTTCAATCCGCGTGACCTCAAGTCAGCCGGCATACGCCCCGTCGCCGGCCCAGCCGATCTGGAAGCCGCCCGCAACGCGGTCGCCCGGACCAAGGTCTCTCCCGAGATCGCCGGCTATGTCGTCGATATCTGTCGTGCCACGCGTGAATCCCCCTCACTCGCCCTCGGCGTCTCTCCCCGAGGTGCCACCGCTCTGTTGTCGACCGCTCGCGCCTGGGCCTGGCTTACCGGCCGTGACTATGTCATTCCGGATGACGTGAAAGCGCTGGCACTCCCCACACTTCGCCATCGCATCCAACTGCGGCCCGAGGCGGAGATGGAGGGCGTCACCCCCGACTCCGTCATCACAGCCGTCCTCGCCCACGTCCCCGTACCCCGATGAGGCGGTGACCGTGGCCCTCACCGGACGCACCGCCTTGCTGGCCGCCCTGGGGTCACTCCCTGTAGGCATTTTGGCCCCGAGCTGGACCGGAATGCTGGCAGTCAACGCACCGCTCTCTTTGGCAATTCTCTGCGACTACGCCCTGGCTGCACCAGTGCGAACGCTTCAGTTCACCCGATCCGGTGATACAAGCGTTCGACTTGGCGAGATCGCCGAAGTGCAACTCACCGTAACCAACCCTTCCCGTCGCAGGCTGCGGGCACACCTTCGCGACGCCTGGCCTCCCAGCAGCTGGCCCGCCGGCGCGGAGCAGACTTCCTCGCGACACACACTTGCGGTCCCGGCGGGCGAACGCCGTCGGCTGACCACCTTCCTGAGGCCGACACGGCGGGGTGACCGCCGAGCCGAACGCATCACCGTCCGCTCGTTCGGACCTCTGGGGCTTGCCGCCCGACAGGGGAGTCACCAGGTCCCGTGGACAGTACGGGTCCTGCCTCCCTTCACCAGCCGGAAGCATCTGCCGTCCCGTCTCGCCAGACTCCGCGAGCTCGACGGCCGCACCAGTGTTCTCACCCGTGGCGAGGGCACTGAATTCGACAGCCTGCGTGCGTACGTGCCCGGTGACGACACCCGCTCCATCGACTGGCGGGCCACTGCACGTCAGTCCGCCGTCGCTGTGCGCACGTGGCGTCCCGAGCGGGACCGTCACATCCTCATCGTCCTGGACACCGGCCGTACCTCGGCGGGGCGCGTCGGTGACGTGCCCCGTCTCGACGCCGCTCTGGACGCGGCCCTGCTGCTCACCGCGCTTGCCACTCGTGCGGGCGACCGTGTGGATCTACTCGCCTACGACCGCCGTATCCGCGCACAGGTTCAGGGCCGGTCCGCGGGAGAGGCCCTGTCGGCCATGGTGAACGCCCTGGCGCCCATCGAGCCGACACTTGTGGAAACAGATACCCGAGGTCTCATCGCTGCTGTACTCGCAGGAGCTCCTCGTCGCTCCCTGATCGTGCTTCTCACCGGTCTGGACCCGGCCCCCGTAGAAGAGGGTCTACTCCCTGTTCTCCGTCGTCTGACGCAGCGCCATACCGTGTTGGTGGCCTCTGTGGCGGACCCGCATATCGAGCAGATGGCGGATGCAAGAGGCACAGTGGACGCGATATACGAGGCTGCAGCGGCCGCACAGGCCCAAGCAAGGCGGCTTCGCACCGCAGACCAGCTTCAGCGTCACGGCGCGATGGTTGTCGATGCCACGCCGGACAACCTCGCCCCCGCCCTCGCCGATGCCTACCTCGCCCTCAAGGCGGCGGGGCGGCTCTGACCCTTTCCCACCGCCACGAACCGAGCCACACATCGAGAAAGGGCCTTCCCGGCCGGCTCGGAACGCAGAAAAGCCCCGTGCCACAAGGGCACGGGGCTTTCCACAATGATTGTTCGGCGGCGTCCTACTCTCCCACAGGGTCCCCCCTGCAGTACCATCGGCGCTGAAAGGCTTAGCTTCCGGGTTCGGAATGTAACCGGGCGTTTCCCTAACGCAATGACCACCGAAACACTATGAAATTAACCAACACCGGAAAAACACGGCCGTTCGTTATTTCAGAACTAACACAGTGGACGCGAGCAACTGAGGACAAGCCCTCGGCCTATTAGTACCAGTCAGCTCCACCCGTTACCGGGCTTCCACATCTGGCCTATCAACCCAGTCGTCTACTGGGAGCCTTAACCCCTCGAAGGGGGTGGGAATACTCATCTCGAAGCAGGCTTCCCGCTTAGATGCTTTCAGCGGTTATCCTTTCCGAACGTAGCCAACCAGCCATGCCCTTGGCAGAACAACTGGCACACCAGAGGTTCGTCCGTCCCGGTCCTCTCGTACTAGGGACAGCCCTTCTCAATATTCCTACGCGCGCAGCGGATAGGGACCGAACTGTCTCACGACGTTCTAAACCCAGCTCGCGTACCGCTTTAATGGGCGAACAGCCCAACCCTTGGGACCGACTCCAGCCCCAGGATGCGACGAGCCGACATCGAGGTGCCAAACCATCCCGTCGATATGGACTCTTGGGGAAGATCAGCCTGTTATCCCCGGGGTACCTTTTATCCGTTGAGCGACAGCGCTTCCACAAGCCACTGCCGGATCACTAGTCCCGACTTTCGTCCCTGCTCGACCCGTCGGTCTCACAGTCAAGCTCCCTTGTGCACTTACACTCAACACCTGATTGCCAACCAGGCTGAGGGAACCTTTGGGCGCCTCCGTTACTCTTTAGGAGGCAACCGCCCCAGTTAAACTACCCATCAGACACTGTCCCTGATCCGGATCACGGACCCAGGTTAGACATCCAGCACGACCAGAGTGGTATTTCAACGACGACTCCACAACCACTGGCGTGGCCGCTTCAAAGTCTCCCACCTATCCTACACAAGCCGAACCGAACACCAATATCAAACTGTAGTAAAGGTCCCGGGGTCTTTCCGTCCTGCTGCGCGAAACGAGCATCTTTACTCGTAGTGCAATTTCACCGGGCCTATGGTTGAGACAGTCGAGAAGTCGTTACGCCATTCGTGCAGGTCGGAACTTACCCGACAAGGAATTTCGCTACCTTAGGATGGTTATAGTTACCACCGCCGTTTACTGGCGCTTAAGTTCTCAGCTTCGCCGACCCGAAAGTCAGCTAACCGGTCCCCTTAACGTTCCAGCACCGGGCAGGCGTCAGTCCGTATACATCGCCTTACGGCTTCGCACGGACCTGTGTTTTTAGTAAACAGTCGCTTCTCGCTGGTCTCTGCGGCCACCCCCAGCTCGGAGAGCAAGTCTCCTCACCAGTGATGGCCCCCCTTCTCCCGAAGTTACGGGGGCATTTTGCCGAGTTCCTTAACCATAGTTCACCCGAACGCCTCGGTATTCTCTACCTGACCACCTGAGTCGGTTTAGGGTACGGGCCGCCATGAAACTCGCTAGAGGCTTTTCTCGACAGCATAGGATCATCCACTTCACCACAATCGGCTCGGCATCAGGTCTCAGACTATGTGCACGACGGATTTACCTACCGTGCGTCCTACACCCTTACCCCGGGACAACCACCGCCCGGGCTGGACTACCTTCCTGCGTCACCCCATCGCTTACCTACTACCACCTTGGTTCATCGGCTCCACCACTACCCTCAACTCCGAAGAGATCGGGCCGGCTTCACGGACTTAGCATTAATGGGCTCAGTACTGGGCGTTTCAAAGCGGGTACCGGAATATCAACCGGTTGTCCATCGACTACGCCTGTCGGCCTCGCCTTAGGTCCCGACTTACCCTGGGCAGATCAGCTTGACCCAGGAACCCTTAGTCAATCGGCGCACACGTTTCTCACGTGTGTATCGCTACTCATGCCTGCATTCTCACTCGTGAACCGTCCACAACTCGCTTCCGCGGCTGCTTCACCCGGCACACGACGCTCCCCTACCCATCCGTACTCCCGTTGGGGATACATGTACGAATGACACGACTTCGGCGGTACGCTTGAGCCCCGCTACATTGTCGGCGCGGAATCACTTGACCAGTGAGCTATTACGCACTCTTTCAAGGGTGGCTGCTTCTAAGCCAACCTCCTGGTTGTCTCTGCGACTCCACATCCTTTCCCACTTAGCGTACGCTTAGGGGCCTTAGTCGATGCTCTGGGCTGTTTCCCTCTCGACCATGGAGCTTATCCCCCACAGTCTCACTGCCGTGCTCTCACTTACCGGCATTCGGAGTTTGGCTAAGGTCAGTAACCCGGTAGGGCCCATCGCCTATCCAGTGCTCTACCTCCGGCAAGAAACACACGACGCTGCACCTAAATGCATTTCGGGGAGAACCAGCTATCACGGAGTTTGATTGGCCTTTCACCCCTAACCACAGGTCATCCCCCAGGTTTTCAACCCTGGTGGGTTCGGTCCTCCACGAAGTCTTACCTCCGCTTCAACCTGCCCATGGCTAGATCACTCCGCTTCGGGTCTTGAGCGTGCTACTGAAACGCCCTGTTCGGACTCGCTTTCGCTACGGCTTCCCCACACGGGTTAACCTCGCAACACACCGCAAACTCGCAGGCTCATTCTTCAAAAGGCACGCAGTCACGACTGCATGTGCAAGCACATACAGCGACGCTCCCACGGCTTGTAGGCACACGGTTTCAGGTACTATTTCACTCCGCTCCCGCGGTACTTTTCACCATTCCCTCACGGTACTATCCGCTATCGGTCACCAGGGAATATTTAGGCTTAGCGGGTGGTCCCGCCAGATTCACACGGGATTTCTCGGGCCCCGTGCTACTTGGGTGTCTCTCAAACGAGCCGTCAATGTTTCAGCTACGGGGGTCTTACCCTCTACGCCGGACCTTTCGCATGTCCTTCGCCTACATCAACGGTTTCTGACTCGTCTCACGGCCGGCAGACCGTGAAAGAGAGATCCCACAACCCCGCATGCGCAACCCCTGCCGGGTATCACACGCATACGGTTTGGCCTCATCCAGTTTCGCTCGCCACTACTCCCGGAATCACGGTTGTTTTCTCTTCCTGAGGGTACTGAGATGTTTCACTTCCCCTCGTTCCCTCCACACTGCCTATGTGTTCAGCAGCGGGTGACAGCCCATGACGACTGCCGGGTTTCCCCATTCGGACACCCCCGGATCAAAGCTCGGTTGACAGCTCCCCGGGGCCTATCGTGGCCTCCCACGTCCTTCATCGGTTCCTGGTGCCAAGGCATCCACCGTGCGCCCTTAAAAACTTGGCCACAGATGCTCGCGTCCACTGTGCAGTTCTCAAACAACGACCAGCCACCCATCACCCCGCTCCGAAGAACAGGTTCACTGGGGCCGGCAACTGAAGGCGACCATACGGCCGTACCCTCAGATACCCAACAACGTGCCCGACCCGACCTGCCGTCCCCCACGTTCCACGCCGAAGCAGTACTAGTGAAAAACAACCTGTCGTGCCGAATAGTCAACGTTCCACCCATGAGCAACCACCGTCGGACATTTGCCGACGTAGTGGCACTGGATTCCTTGCGGAATCTAGATGCTCCTTAGAAAGGAGGTGATCCAGCCGCACCTTCCGGTACGGCTACCTTGTTACGACTTCGTCCCAATCGCCAGTCCCACCTTCGACAGCTCCCTCCCACAAGGGGTTGGGCCACCGGCTTCGGGTGTTACCGACTTTCGTGACGTGACGGGCGGTGTGTACAAGGCCCGGGAACGTATTCACCGCAGCAATGCTGATCTGCGATTACTAGCAACTCCGACTTCATGGGGTCGAGTTGCAGACCCCAATCCGAACTGAGACCGGCTTTTTGAGATTCGCTCCGCCTCGCGGCATCGCAGCTCATTGTACCGGCCATTGTAGCACGTGTGCAGCCCAAGACATAAGGGGCATGATGACTTGACGTCGTCCCCACCTTCCTCCGAGTTGACCCCGGCAGTCTCCTGTGAGTCCCCATCACCCCGAAGGGCATGCTGGCAACACAGAACAAGGGTTGCGCTCGTTGCGGGACTTAACCCAACATCTCACGACACGAGCTGACGACAGCCATGCACCACCTGTACACCGACCACAAGGGGGGCACCATCTCTGATGCTTTCCGGTGTATGTCAAGCCTTGGTAAGGTTCTTCGCGTTGCGTCGAATTAAGCCACATGCTCCGCTGCTTGTGCGGGCCCCCGTCAATTCCTTTGAGTTTTAGCCTTGCGGCCGTACTCCCCAGGCGGGGAACTTAATGCGTTAGCTGCGGCACCGACGACGTGGAATGTCGCCAACACCTAGTTCCCAACGTTTACGGCGTGGACTACCAGGGTATCTAATCCTGTTCGCTCCCCACGCTTTCGCTCCTCAGCGTCAGTAATGGCCCAGAGATCCGCCTTCGCCACCGGTGTTCCTCCTGATATCTGCGCATTTCACCGCTACACCAGGAATTCCGATCTCCCCTACCACACTCTAGCCTGCCCGTATCGACTGCAGACCCGGGGTTAAGCCCCGGGCTTTCACAACCGACGCAACAAGCCGCCTACGAGCTCTTTACGCCCAATAATTCCGGACAACGCTTGCGCCCTACGTATTACCGCGGCTGCTGGCACGTAGTTAGCCGGCGCTTCTTCTGCAGGTACCGTCACTCTCGCTTCTTCCCTGCTGAAAGAGGTTTACAACCCGAAGGCCGTCATCCCTCACGCGGCGTCGCTGCATCAGGCTTTCGCCCATTGTGCAATATTCCCCACTGCTGCCTCCCGTAGGAGTCTGGGCCGTGTCTCAGTCCCAGTGTGGCCGGTCGCCCTCTCAGGCCGGCTACCCGTCGTCGCCTTGGTAGGCCATCACCCCACCAACAAGCTGATAGGCCGCGGGCTCATCCTTCACCGCCGGAGCTTTCAACCCCGTCCCATGCGGGACAGAGTGTTATCCGGTATTAGACCCCGTTTCCAGGGCTTGTCCCAGAGTGAAGGGCAGATTGCCCACGTGTTACTCACCCGTTCGCCACTAATCCACCCCGAAGGGCTTCATCGTTCGACTTGCATGTGTTAAGCACGCCGCCAGCGTTCGTCCTGAGCCAGGATCAAACTCTCCGTGAATGTTTTCCCGTGATCGGGACAACACAACACGAGAGCGGAACGACCGGACGGAATAAGACCGGTCGTTCACAGCGTCCTCGCTGTGTAAATTGCCTACCGGGTCAGTGACCCCGTAGGACTTTCAAAGGAACCTCCAACCTGCCGAAGCAGGCCGGGGTATCAACATATCTGGCGTTGACTTTTGGCACGCTGTTGAGTTCTCAAGGAACGGACGCTTCCTTTGTACTCACCCTCTCGGGCTTTCCTCCGGGCTTTTCCCTTCGGTCTTGCGTTTCCGACTCTATCAGACTCTTTCGTGTCCGATTCCCGGTCGAAGCGGGGTTTTGCTTCGCTTTCCAGTTCTTCGCTTTCGCGTTTCCCTTTCCGGCGGTTCCAACCTTACCAGACTCTTTTTCGTTCCGTTTCCGGTTCGAATTTGAATTCTGATGACCGTTGGAGTGGTCTTTGCCTTTCGGCTGACTCGACTTTATCAGAAACATTCGGCCGAAAAATCGGCTTCGCGATCCAAAGTGAGGGAGTCAATGGCTCTACCGAAATTCAATTTCCGGTGAGAGCGAAGTAGAGACTAACCGCTGGGCCTGGACATGTCCAGGCAGAGCCAACCGTTAAAATCTACCTCCCCGCGTCTGCCATGTCAATAGCTTCCTTGGGGCGAGGAGGAGACTAGCAGGTCAGCAGGGTCGTGCGCACATCAGGCGGCGACCGGGAGCTCGGCGCTGCG from Streptomyces sp. NBC_01591 includes:
- a CDS encoding AAA family ATPase, encoding MSAPPPVPAETTEPLGNGDTARASLEALRSEIAKAVVGQDPAVTGLVVALLCRGHVLLEGVPGVAKTLLVRALAASLELDTKRVQFTPDLMPSDVTGSLVYDARTAEFSFQPGPVFTNLLLADEINRTPPKTQSSLLEAMEERQVTVDGTPRPLPDPFLVAATQNPVEYEGTYPLPEAQLDRFLLKLTVPLPSREDEINVLTRHSDGFNPRDLKSAGIRPVAGPADLEAARNAVARTKVSPEIAGYVVDICRATRESPSLALGVSPRGATALLSTARAWAWLTGRDYVIPDDVKALALPTLRHRIQLRPEAEMEGVTPDSVITAVLAHVPVPR
- a CDS encoding DUF4129 domain-containing protein — its product is MSGAGGTTAVRLLIHASGDIPVDTPRVPGREAAKHELSKPMYHENDPNLLQRGLDRLWGWIGDLLETASGAAPGGPVGLVVLVLIVIGLVAALWWRLGTPRRTVRSADALFDDSPRSAAEHRKAADVHAAAQRWNEAVQERMRAIVRSLEERALLDPHPGRTADEAAAEAGRPLPAHATRLHAAAREFDDVTYGGRTADEQAYLVVRALDLDLETAKPLLTTAAQGAAE
- a CDS encoding DUF4350 domain-containing protein, coding for MTEVTAASTSAALTPHQVWVRIRGLLLALLVLVAAGIALATVRSGDQHGLLDPRSADRYGSRAVAELLKERGVSIHVVTTLDDATAAVGPDTTLLVASPNLLAPRQQSELRAATDDSAGRTVLVAAGPPSVGTLAPGVRAEPAGPVAPRAPGCSLPAARNAGDVETGGFRYSSDGLDAVGCFPSDGLPTVLLVEQGARDTVLLGSPDLLHNDRLANQGNASLALQLLGSRPHLIWYLPSLADSSAAAENGDAGGDNAPDDRSFADLIPQGWLWGTLQLALAAVLAAIWRARRLGPLVTERLPVAIRASESTEGRARLYRKANARDRAAESLRSATRTRIAPLIGVSPRDAHSPSTLVPAVSARLSGTDDSLQTLLFGPAPSDDAALIQLADQLDTLERKVRTS
- a CDS encoding DUF58 domain-containing protein; translation: MALTGRTALLAALGSLPVGILAPSWTGMLAVNAPLSLAILCDYALAAPVRTLQFTRSGDTSVRLGEIAEVQLTVTNPSRRRLRAHLRDAWPPSSWPAGAEQTSSRHTLAVPAGERRRLTTFLRPTRRGDRRAERITVRSFGPLGLAARQGSHQVPWTVRVLPPFTSRKHLPSRLARLRELDGRTSVLTRGEGTEFDSLRAYVPGDDTRSIDWRATARQSAVAVRTWRPERDRHILIVLDTGRTSAGRVGDVPRLDAALDAALLLTALATRAGDRVDLLAYDRRIRAQVQGRSAGEALSAMVNALAPIEPTLVETDTRGLIAAVLAGAPRRSLIVLLTGLDPAPVEEGLLPVLRRLTQRHTVLVASVADPHIEQMADARGTVDAIYEAAAAAQAQARRLRTADQLQRHGAMVVDATPDNLAPALADAYLALKAAGRL
- a CDS encoding DUF7544 domain-containing protein — encoded protein: MNDTPGWASPGSAPSDGQGAGVPRPSEPVDGSGPAGNWSPTQPPAGQWSPPSTPRNGPGAPPPAAGWGGGPQGPGWGQPPLAAKPGVIPLRPLGVGEILDGAVSTMRAHWRTVLGITLTVSVIAQIAIILVERFLLPEPAQLDPNATGSEALRQAADSAQSALFNSVPSLLITMAATLITTSVLTVVISRSVLGRPVTLSDAWAEARPRLPQLLGLTLLLALISAAIMTAGLLPGMLTGSAAGAGLVLIGFMAAFVVVIWLMVRFCLASPALMLERQSIITSMRRSAKLVRGAWWRTFGILALTALLTLIVAVIITIPFGIIALAVDGDGIGSALTDGSTDFGWPFLIVSGIGEVIISTITYPLSAGVMALLYIDQRIRREALDLELARAAGLPGYNTRS